One window from the genome of Pandoraea fibrosis encodes:
- a CDS encoding DUF4212 domain-containing protein: protein MAHRSQTGAAGTTDSMSVGVDNSGTPPDLASGGSPSDVDWHGAAAAVASRHWRRTLRLVAVLMVIGFGVTFVPQFWAREWASLRFAGWPLPFYMGAQGAILIDIGLIVIYAWLQRRNDARYHRELHALRDAHRDSLGLGVDGAGPSRAAVAATSRSASSRAVSAPTYR from the coding sequence ATGGCGCATCGCTCGCAGACCGGCGCGGCCGGCACGACTGACAGCATGAGTGTCGGCGTGGATAACAGCGGGACGCCGCCGGACCTGGCGTCCGGCGGGTCGCCGTCCGATGTCGACTGGCATGGGGCGGCGGCAGCTGTCGCGTCGCGCCATTGGCGGCGCACGTTGCGGCTGGTGGCGGTCCTGATGGTGATCGGCTTCGGGGTGACGTTCGTGCCGCAATTCTGGGCGCGCGAATGGGCGTCGCTGCGATTTGCCGGGTGGCCGCTACCGTTTTACATGGGTGCGCAGGGGGCGATCCTGATCGATATCGGTCTGATCGTCATTTATGCGTGGCTGCAGCGTCGCAACGACGCGCGCTATCACCGTGAGCTGCATGCGTTACGCGATGCACATCGCGACAGCCTTGGCCTTGGCGTTGATGGGGCCGGGCCGAGCCGCGCGGCGGTGGCAGCGACCTCACGAAGTGCTTCCTCTCGCGCCGTTTCGGCGCCGACCTACCGATGA
- a CDS encoding sodium:solute symporter family protein has product MSFTRRLMRYYLYYTAGFLAFVLMIGLLERVNGPGVWIGYAFLFVTIAVYAVIGLISRTSDAAEYYVAGRRVPPMFNGMACAADWMSAASFMGLAGSLYVSGYDGLAYVMGWTGGYCLVAFLLAPYLRKMGRYTVPDFLGTRYDSNLVRALGVFSTILCSFVYLVAQIQGVGLIASRFIGVEFTIGIFFGLAGILVCSFLGGMRAVTWTQVAQYIIMITAFLVPTAMIGHQTGNGWFPQFSYGQALAKVEALEREIQQSVPEREVRDYYREQAEQMQRRLDGLPDSFYSERAELERQLLDTKRRNGPLRDVKVLETKLDAFPRDVGEAQNQWLELRNQYVERSEPPHAMTEPFPARDDTTRSSQRLNFLLLMLCLMIGTASLPHILTRYGTTATVQGARSSVGWTLFFVALLYVSAPALAVMLKYDVLLHLAGARYENLPGWVTQWRHATPVQLDISDVYRDGVVQWGEIWMQPDMLVLAGPEIAGLPYVISGLVAAGALAAVLSTADGLLLTIANALSHDVYFHMVDRNASSQKRVTTSKILLLCVAMFASYVTSLKLGNILFLVGAAFSLAASCLFPALVLGVFWKRTTRLGATAGMVSGLLVCVYYIVTTYPFFTRLTGFVGSRWWGVDPISAGAFGVPVGFAVAIAFSLLGGRPSARDRHLVDHLRRP; this is encoded by the coding sequence ATGAGTTTCACGCGCAGATTGATGCGCTACTACCTGTACTACACGGCGGGTTTCCTTGCGTTCGTGTTGATGATTGGTCTGCTCGAGCGGGTCAATGGTCCGGGGGTGTGGATCGGTTACGCCTTCCTTTTCGTGACGATTGCCGTCTATGCCGTGATCGGCCTGATCTCGCGGACATCGGACGCGGCCGAGTACTACGTTGCGGGACGACGCGTGCCGCCGATGTTCAACGGTATGGCATGTGCGGCGGACTGGATGAGTGCGGCGTCGTTCATGGGGTTGGCGGGGTCGCTGTACGTGTCCGGTTACGACGGCCTGGCTTACGTCATGGGGTGGACGGGGGGCTATTGTCTGGTGGCGTTCCTGCTCGCGCCGTATTTGCGCAAGATGGGTCGTTACACGGTGCCGGACTTTCTTGGCACGCGATACGACAGCAATCTGGTGCGCGCGCTGGGTGTCTTCTCGACGATTCTGTGTTCGTTCGTCTACCTTGTTGCGCAGATTCAGGGCGTGGGGCTGATTGCGTCGCGGTTCATTGGGGTTGAGTTCACCATTGGCATCTTCTTCGGGTTGGCGGGCATTCTTGTGTGCTCGTTCCTTGGCGGGATGCGTGCCGTGACTTGGACGCAAGTGGCGCAGTACATCATCATGATCACGGCGTTTCTGGTGCCGACGGCGATGATTGGTCATCAGACGGGCAACGGGTGGTTTCCGCAATTCAGCTACGGCCAGGCGTTGGCGAAGGTTGAAGCGCTGGAGCGGGAGATTCAGCAGTCGGTGCCGGAGCGGGAGGTGCGCGACTACTACCGTGAGCAGGCGGAGCAGATGCAGCGGCGTCTGGACGGATTGCCGGATAGCTTTTATAGCGAGCGTGCGGAGCTGGAGCGGCAGTTGCTGGACACGAAGCGTCGGAATGGGCCGTTGCGCGATGTGAAGGTGTTGGAAACGAAATTGGATGCGTTTCCGCGCGATGTTGGTGAGGCGCAGAATCAGTGGCTGGAATTGCGCAATCAGTATGTGGAGCGCAGTGAGCCTCCGCATGCGATGACGGAGCCGTTCCCGGCGCGAGACGATACGACACGAAGCTCGCAGCGGTTGAATTTCCTGTTGTTGATGTTGTGTCTGATGATCGGCACGGCGAGCTTGCCGCATATTTTGACGCGCTATGGCACGACGGCGACGGTGCAGGGCGCGCGCAGTTCGGTGGGGTGGACGCTATTTTTTGTGGCGCTGCTGTATGTGAGTGCGCCAGCGTTGGCGGTGATGCTCAAGTACGACGTGTTGTTGCATCTGGCGGGGGCGCGTTACGAGAATCTACCGGGATGGGTGACGCAATGGCGGCATGCGACACCGGTGCAATTGGACATCTCGGACGTTTATCGTGATGGGGTGGTGCAATGGGGCGAAATCTGGATGCAGCCGGACATGTTGGTGCTGGCGGGCCCGGAAATCGCTGGGTTGCCGTATGTCATATCGGGATTGGTGGCGGCGGGCGCGTTGGCGGCGGTGTTGTCGACGGCGGACGGATTGTTGCTGACGATTGCGAATGCGTTGTCGCACGACGTCTATTTCCACATGGTGGATAGAAATGCGTCGAGCCAGAAGCGGGTGACGACATCGAAGATTTTGTTGTTGTGTGTGGCGATGTTTGCGTCGTATGTGACGTCGCTGAAGCTGGGAAATATTTTATTTTTGGTGGGGGCGGCATTTTCGTTGGCAGCATCGTGTTTGTTCCCGGCGTTGGTGCTGGGGGTGTTTTGGAAACGCACGACACGGCTGGGTGCGACGGCGGGGATGGTGAGCGGGTTGTTGGTATGCGTGTACTACATCGTGACGACGTATCCGTTCTTCACGAGGCTGACGGGGTTTGTGGGGTCCCGCTGGTGGGGCGTTGACCCGATTTCGGCGGGGGCGTTCGGGGTGCCGGTGGGGTTTGCGGTGGCGATCGCGTTTAGCTTGCTGGGCGGACGCCCGAGCGCGCGGGACCGGCATCTGGTGGACCACTTGAGGCGTCCGTGA
- a CDS encoding site-specific integrase yields MELHWDGKKKFRLGKTLPESYRVWAERLGTLDKAKTVGQLLDRYALEVVPTKAPTTQTQNQLAVKQLREKFHDAPLGGIKPRHIYAYVNLRRKKVKQPDGSFKEVPAVTAAHREIEVLSHAFTKAVEWGYLDRHPFKFEVRLKGEDARTRYVEDWEVDACMSIKPKRPRGGIRMVQAYIRLKGMTGMARGDLLRLQPERHFTDDGILIERNKTAKKTGKRTLYQWTEELRRCVREAIDARSAQNATHLFCNRRAEPYINELTGRAGGWDSLWRDFMDRVLEETDVSERFSEHDLRAKAASDAETLEHAQALLSHTDSRTTRRVYRRKAEKVMPLK; encoded by the coding sequence ATGGAGCTTCATTGGGATGGGAAAAAGAAGTTTCGTCTCGGCAAAACACTCCCGGAATCGTATCGGGTCTGGGCCGAACGTCTCGGAACCCTGGACAAGGCGAAGACCGTTGGCCAACTACTTGACCGTTATGCACTCGAAGTCGTCCCGACCAAAGCTCCCACTACGCAGACGCAAAACCAACTCGCAGTGAAGCAGCTACGCGAAAAATTTCACGATGCGCCGTTGGGTGGCATAAAACCGAGACACATTTACGCCTACGTAAATCTCCGTCGAAAGAAAGTGAAGCAACCCGACGGGAGCTTTAAGGAAGTTCCGGCAGTCACCGCAGCCCATAGAGAAATCGAAGTGCTGTCACATGCCTTTACCAAAGCAGTCGAATGGGGATACCTTGATCGCCACCCATTCAAATTCGAGGTCCGCCTAAAGGGCGAAGACGCACGGACACGCTATGTAGAGGACTGGGAGGTTGATGCGTGTATGTCTATCAAGCCCAAGCGGCCTCGTGGCGGCATTCGAATGGTCCAGGCCTACATTCGACTTAAGGGCATGACCGGCATGGCGCGCGGCGACTTGCTACGCCTTCAACCGGAGAGGCACTTTACCGACGATGGGATTCTGATCGAGCGAAACAAGACGGCCAAGAAGACGGGGAAACGAACGCTCTATCAATGGACCGAAGAACTGCGTCGTTGCGTGAGGGAGGCTATCGATGCCAGGTCGGCGCAGAACGCCACTCATCTATTCTGTAATCGCCGGGCAGAACCGTACATCAACGAACTGACTGGACGCGCAGGCGGATGGGACTCGCTTTGGCGCGATTTCATGGACAGAGTTCTTGAGGAAACGGACGTCTCCGAGCGATTTTCAGAGCACGACTTGCGTGCCAAAGCAGCAAGTGACGCAGAGACGCTGGAGCATGCTCAGGCGCTGCTATCGCACACGGATAGCCGGACCACGCGTCGCGTGTATCGCCGTAAAGCCGAGAAGGTGATGCCTTTGAAGTGA
- a CDS encoding DUF4224 domain-containing protein, translating into MTASLFLSVEELSELTGRRRRNNQVFALRSMGIEHRVRPDGHVLVLRAHVESLLGGRMPEKSSSDWNPVWSVA; encoded by the coding sequence TTGACTGCATCGCTTTTTCTCAGCGTCGAGGAACTGTCTGAATTGACGGGGCGACGGCGGCGAAACAACCAAGTCTTCGCACTTCGCTCTATGGGCATCGAACATCGGGTGAGGCCCGACGGCCATGTACTCGTGTTGCGAGCGCATGTGGAATCACTTCTTGGGGGACGCATGCCGGAAAAGTCATCGTCTGACTGGAACCCTGTTTGGAGCGTCGCCTGA
- a CDS encoding rolling circle replication-associated protein — MQEPSLVNDSAFRREWIVRGRNFGQGQVEVTVTRFDRYMGAQRLHTLPKAKRGESENSEDNQMAAAKRAKQQVRLRCKAIGADRMITLTYRENMQDKERLKRHFDALRRRLNKIQDFQYIAVPERQKRGAWHLHIAVKGRQNYRVLRAIWISIVGEDNGNVNVRNPFRQKGQHHKLAAYLGKYLTKDFAEHKMNEKRYWSSRGITIPERDAIDHILSDDPVKAIVTAFEAAQEAGAKLDNCQAFWNQGLGSFWLATKEN; from the coding sequence ATGCAAGAACCGAGTTTAGTGAACGATTCCGCCTTCCGACGAGAGTGGATCGTCAGGGGACGAAATTTTGGACAGGGTCAGGTGGAGGTCACCGTCACCCGATTCGACCGCTACATGGGCGCCCAGCGGCTTCACACCTTGCCGAAAGCCAAGCGCGGCGAATCCGAAAACTCGGAAGATAACCAAATGGCGGCGGCCAAACGGGCCAAGCAACAAGTCAGATTGCGTTGTAAGGCCATTGGCGCGGATCGCATGATTACGTTGACCTACCGGGAGAATATGCAGGACAAGGAGCGCCTGAAGCGTCATTTCGACGCTCTACGCCGCCGCTTGAACAAGATTCAGGACTTCCAGTACATCGCAGTTCCGGAACGTCAGAAACGGGGCGCGTGGCATCTACACATCGCGGTAAAGGGACGGCAGAACTACAGGGTGCTCCGCGCGATCTGGATATCCATCGTTGGCGAGGACAACGGCAACGTCAATGTGCGCAATCCGTTTCGTCAGAAAGGTCAACATCACAAGCTGGCGGCTTACCTCGGCAAATATCTGACCAAGGACTTTGCCGAGCACAAGATGAACGAGAAGCGCTATTGGTCGAGTCGTGGCATTACGATCCCCGAGCGAGATGCCATCGACCACATCTTGAGCGACGACCCGGTGAAGGCCATCGTGACTGCATTTGAAGCGGCTCAAGAGGCTGGCGCGAAGTTGGACAACTGCCAAGCATTTTGGAATCAGGGGCTCGGAAGCTTCTGGTTAGCAACGAAGGAGAACTGA
- a CDS encoding type II secretion system protein GspD, whose translation MKSLFAGAMLIAAAQSFADEPRIVPAPIDYRGPALHDDGPAIRDSVERPHSPDWTNASGPPPRLRPSPSSGKFDFQFVNVAQLVSLLYGEAIKTPYVISPEVLDDPRMVSMRFDTRRGDLRAFLITFLDSLGFGIERRQGVDFVFKRSSISVDAEPQSTYVYRPQYRDTAYLANLVRPVFRGQFTVNREVAAPPEGRAGGNILDGSAAMLIDQKGDTLVFRGTKAEILMLQELLPLVDTPVGEVAVRATAYEVTQSSEHGSAFQLALDLLSKGLGLSIQVTGEKLSNAVRITAGDLDTVFSALSKDTRFQVINSPNLRIRSGSRGKLTVGQKVPVLKSVSYPRGGGEPVQSVEYHSSGVIFELRPTVKDCVIDLHVSQQISDFVKTTTGVNKSPTLNTREVSTEISSQDGDIILIGGLTTNKASDNTTGLSFLPRFLDSQADATSNTEILLVLQVERVRTSSVGSVGADAEAMDARGRTCNVRAVDARLSATRATEQRVAPQTPAEAPPPATPPLIENRLSAPANKVARIEERTTLRATAAARRVEDGGGARSAP comes from the coding sequence ATGAAGTCCCTGTTCGCCGGCGCGATGTTGATCGCTGCAGCCCAATCATTTGCGGACGAGCCTCGCATCGTGCCCGCCCCCATCGATTACCGAGGGCCAGCCCTTCACGATGACGGCCCGGCGATTCGGGACAGCGTCGAGCGCCCCCACTCGCCCGACTGGACCAACGCAAGTGGCCCGCCCCCTCGATTAAGGCCGAGCCCCTCATCCGGAAAATTCGACTTCCAGTTCGTCAATGTGGCGCAGCTCGTCTCCTTGCTCTACGGCGAAGCCATCAAGACGCCTTATGTCATTTCCCCCGAAGTGCTCGATGACCCGCGAATGGTCTCGATGCGGTTCGATACGAGGCGCGGCGACCTACGTGCATTCCTGATCACGTTTCTGGATTCTCTCGGATTCGGCATCGAAAGGCGCCAAGGTGTCGACTTCGTATTCAAGCGGTCAAGTATCAGCGTAGACGCGGAACCGCAATCCACCTACGTCTATCGCCCCCAATATCGAGACACGGCCTATCTCGCCAATCTCGTCAGGCCAGTGTTTCGAGGGCAGTTCACCGTGAACCGCGAAGTCGCTGCCCCACCCGAGGGACGAGCGGGCGGCAATATCCTCGACGGTTCTGCGGCGATGCTCATCGACCAGAAAGGCGACACGCTCGTTTTCCGTGGAACGAAAGCCGAAATTCTGATGCTCCAGGAGTTACTACCGCTCGTCGATACGCCGGTCGGTGAAGTCGCTGTGCGAGCAACGGCCTACGAGGTCACCCAAAGCAGCGAACATGGTTCCGCGTTTCAGCTTGCACTGGATCTGCTATCCAAAGGTTTAGGGCTATCCATACAGGTGACAGGAGAGAAGCTGAGCAACGCTGTGCGCATCACAGCGGGAGATCTCGACACGGTGTTTTCGGCACTATCGAAAGACACACGATTTCAGGTCATCAATAGCCCGAACCTGCGTATCCGATCCGGCTCGCGGGGAAAGCTCACCGTGGGGCAGAAAGTCCCGGTGCTCAAGTCCGTCTCCTACCCTCGCGGTGGCGGTGAACCGGTTCAATCGGTCGAATACCACTCGTCCGGCGTCATCTTCGAGTTGCGCCCGACCGTGAAGGATTGCGTTATCGATCTGCACGTCTCGCAGCAAATCAGCGACTTCGTGAAAACGACGACTGGCGTCAACAAGTCACCAACGCTGAACACCCGGGAAGTGAGCACCGAAATCAGTTCGCAGGATGGCGACATCATCCTCATTGGCGGACTGACAACCAACAAGGCATCCGACAACACCACGGGACTGTCTTTCCTGCCCCGATTCCTCGATAGCCAGGCCGATGCGACCTCGAACACCGAGATCCTTCTCGTCCTCCAGGTAGAGCGTGTCAGGACGTCTAGCGTCGGGAGTGTCGGCGCCGATGCCGAAGCCATGGATGCCCGCGGACGCACCTGCAACGTCCGGGCCGTTGACGCGCGACTCAGCGCGACCCGCGCGACCGAGCAGCGGGTAGCACCCCAGACGCCCGCCGAAGCGCCACCACCGGCTACACCTCCTCTCATTGAAAACCGCCTTTCCGCTCCCGCCAACAAAGTGGCGCGGATCGAAGAAAGAACGACGCTTCGCGCGACCGCCGCCGCCCGCAGGGTCGAGGACGGCGGGGGCGCGCGAAGCGCGCCCTAA